From a region of the Chondrinema litorale genome:
- a CDS encoding carboxypeptidase-like regulatory domain-containing protein, giving the protein MKKQISLDIPKPCGEKWSTFTPTATGGFCASCQKNVIDFTKMTDDEIQQFFLKKPQHACGRFHPDQLKTYSTKPVPTNKFGWKLLKAGFISLSLLFLSKKESLAQSNSKIEVVEYDEKNKTQQSEDSKNTFTVKGIVKIEDENEPLPGASIVLFGTDKGTIADLDGYFELENIKTGDVLQFSYIGCETQLYTVSVADSSITLNIDLKYEWSDGDMCIVIAGEVSVNEVYSEKSFFAKLGGKIKQIFK; this is encoded by the coding sequence ATGAAAAAACAGATTAGCCTCGATATTCCTAAACCTTGTGGTGAAAAGTGGTCAACTTTTACACCGACAGCAACTGGTGGTTTTTGTGCTTCTTGTCAAAAGAATGTGATTGATTTCACTAAGATGACAGATGATGAAATCCAACAGTTCTTTCTAAAAAAGCCTCAGCATGCATGCGGCAGATTTCATCCAGACCAATTAAAAACTTATTCAACAAAACCAGTTCCGACGAATAAATTTGGTTGGAAGTTACTTAAAGCAGGCTTCATCAGTTTATCATTATTGTTTCTGAGCAAAAAAGAGAGTTTAGCACAAAGCAACTCCAAAATTGAAGTGGTTGAGTATGACGAGAAGAATAAAACTCAGCAAAGTGAAGATTCTAAAAATACATTTACAGTAAAAGGAATCGTGAAAATTGAAGATGAAAATGAGCCTTTACCGGGAGCTAGTATAGTTCTTTTTGGTACGGATAAGGGAACCATTGCTGATCTTGATGGATACTTTGAATTAGAAAATATTAAAACTGGAGATGTTTTACAGTTTAGTTATATAGGTTGTGAAACTCAACTTTACACTGTTTCAGTAGCAGATTCTTCAATTACATTAAATATAGATCTAAAATACGAATGGAGCGATGGAGATATGTGTATCGTGATAGCTGGTGAAGTATCAGTAAATGAAGTTTATTCAGAAAAATCATTTTTCGCTAAGTTGGGTGGAAAAATTAAGCAGATATTTAAATGA
- a CDS encoding YgeY family selenium metabolism-linked hydrolase → MQNPFQLTETQKENLISFAQELVRIKSYSGQEELAIKLVEKKMKELGYEEVKIDSMGNVVGRIESGEKIVMFDSHVDTVEVNDEDEWDFPPFGGNIVNGKLQGRGSVDMKSAAAASVFAAALAKNTEFIKDKTILVSCTVFEEDCDGENLKYLFKDLDIKPNYMVICEPSGNLITLGHKGKAQIKIKTQGISAHGSAPDKGVNAVYEMAEIIQRVEKLNQTLPEINGAKGTIVLSKISSKSASLNAVPTECEIYLDRRMVLGETKEDIAKEMDKLIVGKNATWEVGTLYRTSWTGLEFSYDPLHPAWKIDENHELTQACVSAYKDNTGKTDVPFEFWDFSTNAVTPVSMGIPTIGFGPGEYKLAHMRNEQCEVSQIIDACSFYLRLISKL, encoded by the coding sequence ATGCAAAACCCTTTTCAGCTAACAGAAACTCAAAAAGAAAACCTCATCTCATTTGCACAAGAACTGGTTCGAATTAAAAGTTATTCAGGACAAGAGGAACTAGCCATAAAACTTGTTGAGAAGAAAATGAAAGAACTTGGTTACGAAGAGGTGAAGATTGATTCAATGGGTAACGTTGTTGGTAGAATTGAAAGTGGAGAAAAAATAGTGATGTTCGACTCGCATGTAGATACTGTAGAAGTTAATGATGAAGATGAATGGGACTTCCCTCCTTTTGGTGGAAACATTGTTAATGGAAAACTACAAGGTAGAGGTTCTGTTGATATGAAATCTGCAGCAGCAGCTTCTGTTTTTGCTGCTGCATTAGCTAAAAATACCGAGTTTATAAAAGATAAAACCATTTTGGTTTCTTGTACTGTTTTCGAAGAAGACTGCGATGGAGAAAACTTAAAATATCTTTTTAAAGACCTTGATATCAAACCTAATTACATGGTGATTTGTGAGCCTTCTGGAAATTTAATTACACTGGGACATAAAGGAAAAGCCCAAATTAAAATTAAAACACAAGGTATATCTGCCCACGGTTCGGCTCCAGATAAAGGAGTTAATGCTGTGTATGAGATGGCTGAAATAATCCAAAGAGTTGAAAAACTTAATCAAACATTACCAGAAATAAATGGAGCTAAAGGGACTATTGTACTTTCAAAGATTTCAAGCAAAAGTGCTTCACTAAATGCCGTTCCTACTGAGTGTGAAATTTATTTGGATAGAAGGATGGTTTTAGGTGAAACTAAAGAAGATATTGCTAAAGAAATGGATAAACTTATAGTAGGGAAAAATGCTACTTGGGAAGTAGGTACACTTTATAGAACTAGCTGGACAGGTCTAGAATTTAGCTACGATCCTTTACACCCAGCATGGAAAATTGACGAAAACCACGAATTAACACAAGCTTGTGTTTCTGCCTATAAAGATAATACTGGCAAAACCGATGTCCCTTTTGAGTTCTGGGATTTTAGCACAAACGCAGTCACTCCTGTAAGCATGGGAATACCAACAATTGGTTTTGGACCAGGGGAATATAAACTGGCTCACATGCGCAACGAACAATGTGAAGTAAGCCAGATTATAGATGCCTGCTCATTTTATCTAAGATTAATATCAAAGTTGTAA
- a CDS encoding DUF5060 domain-containing protein, producing the protein MKYLIYFFIFTCLIACDNEFIEDNTDITPETEDRTEEEEVNPDYDNLEQWDRFELSFQAEVLTDPFSTPPLSGIFTHSDGEKMEINGFYDGDSTYRIRFMPTKSGVWTYELSSELDSINGVSGGINAISPSVENHGMVKVSNTYHFAYDDGSSYFPFGTTLYAWFYQGEEIENQTIESLQESSFNKVRMCVMPKFYDYCVNFPPEFPYEKNEAGDYDFDKINPAYFQDVENSIEELLELGIEADVILFHPYDYWGFSRMGTDANKKYLQYVIARFGAYRNVWWSMANEYQLLEDFTEEDWDELGQYVADNDPYEHLNSVHNAKRGFYDFSKSWVTHVSVQVEEVDEIMDWRDEYQKPVIADEVGYEGDIPFEWGDLSPNLLLDKFWIATTKGGYVSHGETYEDPNDVLWWAKGGKLKGETPERITFLQNIIEDYGYGLTGVSGDNYIAEGEGYILQYLGEDTPDTFTYDIPDDGTYQVDIIDTWNMEIESAGEFSNSVSIDLPDTQYLAIRIQKKSASS; encoded by the coding sequence ATGAAATATTTAATCTATTTTTTCATATTTACATGCCTGATAGCTTGTGACAACGAGTTTATTGAAGATAATACCGACATTACACCTGAAACAGAAGATAGAACAGAAGAAGAAGAGGTTAATCCAGACTATGATAATTTAGAACAATGGGATAGATTTGAACTATCTTTCCAAGCAGAAGTACTCACAGATCCATTCTCAACACCTCCATTAAGTGGAATTTTTACACACTCTGATGGGGAAAAAATGGAAATAAATGGTTTTTATGATGGAGACAGCACTTACAGAATCAGATTTATGCCAACAAAATCTGGTGTATGGACATATGAACTTTCTAGTGAACTTGATTCTATAAATGGAGTTAGTGGAGGAATAAATGCTATTTCTCCATCAGTAGAAAATCATGGAATGGTGAAAGTTTCTAACACTTATCATTTTGCTTATGATGATGGTTCTAGTTACTTCCCTTTTGGTACTACATTATATGCCTGGTTCTACCAAGGTGAAGAGATAGAAAACCAAACTATAGAGTCTCTTCAAGAAAGTTCTTTTAACAAAGTACGAATGTGTGTAATGCCTAAGTTCTATGATTACTGTGTTAATTTTCCACCTGAATTCCCATATGAAAAGAATGAAGCAGGTGATTATGATTTTGATAAAATAAATCCAGCATATTTTCAAGATGTTGAAAATAGTATTGAAGAATTATTAGAACTTGGTATAGAAGCTGATGTTATACTTTTTCATCCATATGATTATTGGGGATTTAGTAGAATGGGAACTGATGCAAATAAAAAATATCTTCAATATGTAATAGCTCGATTTGGAGCTTACCGTAATGTATGGTGGTCAATGGCTAATGAATACCAATTATTAGAAGATTTTACTGAAGAAGATTGGGATGAGCTTGGTCAATATGTTGCAGATAATGATCCATACGAGCACTTAAACTCAGTACATAATGCTAAAAGAGGATTTTATGATTTTAGTAAATCATGGGTTACTCATGTAAGTGTACAAGTTGAAGAAGTAGATGAAATAATGGACTGGCGGGATGAATATCAAAAACCAGTGATTGCTGATGAAGTTGGCTACGAAGGTGATATACCATTCGAATGGGGTGATCTTTCTCCAAATTTACTTCTTGATAAATTTTGGATAGCTACTACTAAAGGTGGATATGTTAGCCATGGTGAAACTTATGAAGATCCAAATGATGTATTATGGTGGGCAAAAGGTGGTAAACTAAAAGGTGAAACTCCAGAACGGATTACATTCTTACAAAACATTATCGAAGATTATGGATATGGTCTAACTGGTGTAAGTGGAGATAACTATATAGCAGAAGGAGAAGGATACATTTTACAGTATTTAGGTGAAGATACTCCAGATACTTTCACTTATGACATCCCAGATGATGGAACATACCAAGTAGATATCATTGATACTTGGAACATGGAAATCGAATCTGCTGGTGAATTTAGTAACAGCGTAAGTATTGACCTACCTGATACTCAATACCTAGCAATTAGAATTCAAAAGAAAAGTGCAAGCTCTTAA
- a CDS encoding carboxypeptidase-like regulatory domain-containing protein produces the protein MKKQITLDIPKPCGEKWSTFTPTATGGFCVSCQKNVIDFTKMTDEEIQQFFLNKPQYACGRFHPDQLKTYSITSIPKNKFGWKLLKAGFISLSLLLLNKKESLAQSSSKIEVIGQEEEYKNQQSGDTTNSFSVKGIVMSEVDNEPLPGVYIFNGEIQETAITDLDGNFELKNVKAGDVITFSYIGFKEEKYKIPKQVDSELINVTLKNVFLVLNAELLGEVAISEVYSEKSLFGKLGDKFKNIFN, from the coding sequence ATGAAAAAACAGATTACCCTCGATATTCCTAAACCTTGTGGTGAAAAGTGGTCTACTTTTACTCCGACAGCAACTGGTGGATTTTGTGTATCTTGCCAAAAGAATGTGATTGATTTCACTAAGATGACAGATGAAGAAATTCAACAGTTCTTTTTGAATAAGCCTCAGTATGCATGCGGCAGATTTCATCCAGACCAATTAAAAACTTATTCAATAACATCAATTCCTAAAAACAAATTTGGTTGGAAGTTACTTAAAGCAGGCTTCATTAGTTTATCATTATTATTACTGAACAAAAAAGAGAGTTTAGCACAAAGTAGCTCCAAAATTGAAGTTATTGGGCAGGAAGAGGAGTATAAAAATCAACAAAGTGGAGATACAACAAATTCATTTTCAGTGAAAGGAATTGTAATGTCCGAAGTGGATAATGAGCCTTTACCAGGTGTATATATATTTAATGGAGAGATACAGGAAACTGCTATAACTGACCTAGATGGAAATTTTGAATTAAAAAATGTAAAAGCAGGTGACGTTATAACATTTAGTTACATAGGTTTTAAGGAAGAAAAATATAAAATACCTAAGCAAGTAGATTCTGAACTAATAAATGTGACTTTAAAAAATGTTTTTCTTGTCTTAAATGCTGAGTTATTAGGTGAAGTAGCTATCAGTGAAGTTTATTCAGAAAAATCACTATTTGGGAAGTTAGGAGATAAGTTTAAAAACATCTTTAATTAG
- a CDS encoding diaminopropionate ammonia-lyase, with product MSPYFINRPDNQMNQNHTNRILMENDAFEYHQNLDYYTPTPLHNLKCLAKKTGVQNLYIKDESMRMGLNAFKALGASYAIHNVLKCKPDIETFCTASDGNHGKAVAWSAKQKKKKAIIYVPYDTSKNRIEAIKTVGGTVIQMDKNYDDTCKFAAQISKVSKWELLQDTAWQGYEEIPAMIMAGYLTSLKELENELHTLPKPKIDIVFIQAGVGSWAASAIWYYMNRYGRNKPQIIIVEPNESDGIFNSFYKNRRSNSSGNGRTIMAGLNCGIPSLSAWEIIKHGVNAVIKIPDDYAENAMRKLYYSEGDDPKIIAGESGVAAFAGFMALIQDIKYKGLRDYFGINEETNILCFNTEGATDIDEFNKIIGINAN from the coding sequence ATGTCACCCTATTTTATAAATCGCCCAGATAATCAAATGAATCAAAATCATACAAATCGGATTTTGATGGAAAACGATGCATTTGAATATCACCAGAATTTAGATTACTACACTCCTACTCCTTTACATAATCTTAAATGTCTAGCAAAGAAAACTGGTGTACAAAACTTATACATCAAAGATGAATCTATGCGCATGGGTTTAAATGCTTTTAAAGCTTTAGGTGCTTCTTATGCGATTCACAATGTATTAAAGTGTAAACCTGATATCGAGACTTTTTGTACTGCGTCGGACGGTAACCATGGTAAGGCTGTTGCTTGGTCTGCAAAGCAAAAAAAGAAAAAGGCAATTATATATGTTCCTTACGACACGTCTAAAAACAGAATAGAGGCGATTAAGACTGTTGGTGGAACTGTTATCCAAATGGATAAAAACTATGATGATACCTGTAAATTTGCTGCACAGATAAGCAAAGTATCTAAATGGGAATTGTTGCAAGATACTGCTTGGCAAGGTTATGAAGAAATACCAGCAATGATAATGGCAGGCTATTTAACTAGCCTAAAAGAGCTTGAAAATGAATTACATACATTGCCCAAACCCAAAATTGACATCGTGTTTATACAAGCAGGTGTGGGTAGCTGGGCTGCTTCTGCTATTTGGTATTACATGAATCGATATGGTAGAAACAAGCCCCAAATAATTATTGTGGAACCTAATGAGTCTGATGGCATTTTCAATTCATTTTATAAAAATAGAAGATCAAACTCATCTGGAAATGGCCGTACAATTATGGCAGGTCTAAATTGTGGAATACCTTCATTAAGCGCTTGGGAAATAATTAAACATGGTGTAAATGCTGTTATAAAAATCCCTGATGATTATGCTGAAAATGCTATGCGTAAGCTATATTACTCCGAAGGTGATGACCCAAAAATTATCGCCGGTGAATCTGGAGTTGCCGCATTTGCAGGATTTATGGCTTTAATTCAAGATATTAAATATAAAGGTTTAAGAGATTATTTTGGGATAAATGAAGAAACCAATATCCTTTGCTTCAACACAGAAGGAGCAACTGATATAGACGAATTCAATAAAATTATAGGAATCAACGCTAATTAA
- a CDS encoding Lrp/AsnC family transcriptional regulator, with protein sequence MHMDSLDKFDLAILDILQKDNTTSQKVIGEVISLSAPAVQRRIKRMQKSGVIQSNVSIINPEKIKQSITVIVELELYEESLKHLDDAKNLFNSTPEVQQCYYVTGDTDYILIMIVSSMSHYESLTRKLFFNNTNVKHFKTHVVMNRAKVGLNVPLD encoded by the coding sequence ATGCATATGGATAGCTTAGATAAATTCGATCTAGCAATATTGGATATACTTCAAAAAGATAATACTACTTCGCAAAAAGTTATTGGGGAAGTTATAAGCCTCTCTGCGCCTGCTGTCCAAAGAAGAATTAAACGGATGCAAAAATCAGGGGTAATTCAATCGAATGTGTCTATTATAAATCCTGAAAAAATTAAGCAGTCAATTACAGTGATAGTAGAATTAGAATTGTATGAAGAAAGTTTGAAACACCTTGATGATGCAAAAAATTTATTTAATAGCACCCCCGAAGTGCAGCAATGCTATTATGTTACTGGAGATACAGATTATATATTGATAATGATTGTAAGCTCTATGTCGCATTATGAATCTTTGACGAGAAAATTATTTTTCAATAATACGAATGTAAAACACTTTAAAACCCATGTTGTAATGAATAGAGCTAAAGTGGGGTTAAATGTTCCCTTAGACTGA
- a CDS encoding M14 family metallopeptidase: MKKLNKLWKLTPKICQASDQLFSAISNQRFSFKKLTLGLALVVMPLFLKAQSSSIPKPEDVIGFKVGADFHLATYEQSISYFEKLDAASDMVEMKSAGKTSEGRDWKYVLISSPENLKNIDHYKEISQKLAHPENLSREEAKKLAEEGKTIVDLSGGLHASEVAGAQHIITLAYEILSKAEEKKFKAILDDVILVLWPSLNPDGQDIIANWYLSNVGTPYETSRTPWLYQKYVGHDNNRDAYMLNMLESRVVGRTWREWEPNIIHVHHQSSPFPTRIWLPPFAEPIATQTPPIVAREVNMIGMAMAQELETEGLPGAVHMGKGFDAWYPGYIDYLPAMQNIPSFWTETALYMYATPHFYTLRDFPKDRADLRVESLYSSPWKGGWWRISDAMQYMQVASIAVLDYAAKYKETLLFNKYQSGVNTIEKYKNEPPFAYFIPQKQRDNVRPVEMLRRLAFNGIEISQLKQTITFEGITYPKGTWVIPMDQEFAELAREVLDVQVYPDLRESPDGPLEQPYDAAGWTLPYQMEVKVIGAMTPITQELKDALEPIEGKVIEPTDNIDTDLDKIDFAPGAGFSSNAIAAGIKPLPGSLKGNGSILLVDPTENNTFRVLAEAKEKGLAIIYNDQKKKYGIKGASRSLMQQWVDDYAINGELTSQNSETDVKTRVAVYRPWTASMDMGWTRWLLDNFGVEYTSIRNTDFWAGNLSDRFDVIVMASERNGTIENGMQAGSAPPQYAGGLGENGSRSLNNFVSKGGTLVCLNQSSEFAINALHLPVQNVVKGVDRAKFFTGGSIMEVICNNEHPVMAGMPEFASVFVFRSPVFATLDGFEGEVLARYQSKGSPLLSGYLVGEEYMNDKAAALDVKHGEGHVLLFGFQPQWRGQPMGTYRTLFNALLYGNEVPKNHKPASEDWLKVK; this comes from the coding sequence ATGAAAAAACTAAACAAGCTTTGGAAACTTACCCCTAAAATATGCCAAGCTTCCGATCAATTATTTTCTGCAATTTCAAATCAAAGATTTTCATTCAAAAAGCTCACTTTAGGATTAGCATTAGTTGTAATGCCATTATTTCTAAAAGCACAAAGTTCATCTATTCCAAAACCTGAAGATGTAATAGGTTTTAAAGTTGGAGCTGATTTTCATCTGGCAACTTATGAGCAGTCTATCAGTTATTTTGAAAAATTGGATGCTGCCAGCGATATGGTTGAAATGAAATCAGCCGGAAAAACATCTGAAGGTAGAGACTGGAAATATGTTTTAATTTCTTCTCCTGAGAATTTAAAGAATATAGATCACTACAAAGAAATCTCGCAAAAATTAGCACACCCAGAAAACCTAAGTAGAGAAGAAGCAAAGAAACTTGCCGAAGAAGGCAAGACCATTGTCGATTTAAGTGGTGGTTTGCACGCATCAGAAGTTGCCGGTGCTCAGCATATCATCACATTGGCATATGAGATTTTAAGCAAAGCAGAAGAAAAGAAATTTAAAGCTATTTTAGATGATGTAATTTTGGTGCTTTGGCCATCACTCAATCCCGATGGACAAGATATAATCGCTAACTGGTATTTGAGTAATGTAGGTACACCTTACGAAACTTCGAGAACTCCTTGGTTATACCAAAAGTATGTTGGCCATGACAATAACCGAGATGCATATATGCTCAACATGCTTGAGTCTAGAGTGGTAGGCAGAACTTGGAGAGAGTGGGAGCCTAACATCATACATGTGCACCATCAATCTTCTCCTTTTCCAACTCGAATTTGGTTGCCGCCATTTGCAGAACCAATTGCTACACAAACCCCACCAATTGTAGCTCGCGAAGTAAATATGATTGGTATGGCAATGGCTCAAGAACTGGAAACTGAAGGTTTGCCTGGAGCAGTACACATGGGAAAAGGTTTTGATGCGTGGTATCCGGGTTATATAGATTATTTGCCAGCCATGCAGAATATTCCATCATTTTGGACAGAGACTGCTCTTTATATGTATGCTACTCCGCATTTTTATACACTTAGAGATTTCCCAAAAGACAGAGCCGATTTAAGAGTTGAATCTTTGTATTCGAGTCCTTGGAAAGGTGGTTGGTGGCGAATAAGCGATGCAATGCAGTACATGCAAGTTGCTTCGATCGCCGTACTTGATTATGCCGCTAAATATAAAGAAACATTGCTTTTCAATAAGTATCAGTCTGGTGTAAATACAATTGAGAAATATAAAAATGAACCTCCGTTTGCTTATTTCATTCCGCAAAAGCAACGTGATAACGTGAGACCAGTAGAAATGTTAAGAAGGTTGGCTTTTAATGGAATAGAGATTTCTCAATTAAAACAAACCATCACTTTTGAGGGTATTACTTATCCGAAGGGAACTTGGGTAATTCCGATGGATCAAGAGTTTGCTGAGTTAGCCAGAGAAGTGTTAGATGTGCAGGTTTATCCAGATTTGAGAGAGTCACCAGACGGACCACTTGAGCAACCTTATGATGCTGCCGGTTGGACATTACCTTATCAAATGGAAGTAAAAGTGATTGGTGCAATGACCCCTATTACACAAGAATTGAAAGATGCACTTGAACCAATTGAAGGTAAAGTAATAGAACCAACCGACAATATTGATACAGACCTAGATAAGATTGATTTTGCTCCTGGAGCTGGTTTTAGTAGCAATGCCATTGCGGCAGGAATTAAACCTTTACCCGGTTCGCTAAAAGGTAATGGAAGTATTCTATTGGTTGATCCAACAGAGAACAATACTTTTAGGGTATTGGCTGAGGCAAAAGAAAAAGGTTTAGCCATCATTTATAATGATCAAAAAAAGAAATACGGTATTAAGGGGGCAAGTAGAAGCTTAATGCAACAATGGGTTGATGATTATGCAATTAATGGAGAGTTGACTTCTCAAAATTCAGAAACTGATGTAAAAACCAGAGTGGCAGTTTACAGACCTTGGACAGCCAGTATGGACATGGGTTGGACTCGTTGGTTGCTAGATAATTTTGGGGTTGAATATACTTCTATAAGGAATACTGATTTTTGGGCTGGTAATCTTAGCGATCGATTTGATGTAATCGTGATGGCATCAGAAAGAAACGGTACTATCGAAAATGGTATGCAAGCAGGTTCTGCACCGCCACAGTATGCCGGTGGTTTGGGAGAAAATGGAAGTCGTAGCCTAAACAACTTTGTCTCTAAAGGTGGTACGTTGGTTTGCTTAAACCAGAGCAGTGAGTTTGCGATTAATGCGCTTCACTTGCCAGTACAGAATGTGGTGAAAGGAGTTGACCGTGCTAAGTTTTTTACTGGGGGCTCTATCATGGAAGTGATTTGTAACAACGAACATCCGGTAATGGCGGGTATGCCAGAGTTTGCTAGCGTGTTTGTTTTTAGAAGTCCGGTGTTTGCAACTTTAGATGGTTTTGAGGGAGAAGTGTTGGCACGTTATCAATCTAAAGGTTCACCTTTGCTTTCGGGTTATTTAGTTGGAGAAGAATATATGAATGATAAAGCTGCCGCTTTGGATGTAAAACACGGTGAAGGACATGTATTGCTTTTTGGTTTCCAACCGCAATGGCGTGGCCAACCGATGGGTACCTACAGAACTTTGTTTAATGCATTACTTTATGGAAATGAAGTACCGAAGAACCACAAACCAGCATCTGAAGATTGGTTAAAAGTAAAATAG
- a CDS encoding transglutaminase domain-containing protein, whose amino-acid sequence MRKNYCSRLVGLLFLLLISISLNAQNQKIDYSKADSVGQLYPNHPLNDLRNLTIKLTKPFSTEHEKFRVIYRWICENIENDYNYYLMNKRKRAKFKGDEAALGEWNREFAPKVIERLVKQQKTVCTGYAYLLKEMTLYVDIECELVNGYGKNLEANNGGDGIPNHSWNAVKLDGEWYLCDPTWSSGSINLTHKAFEKTFNSGYFLASPKLFAMSHYPLDTKWLLMDNAPTLEYFLNGPLVYKGAFNTHLTPIYPNTFNLAVQRGEEIEFCFLKEGNIEEDSFQLEIVKGSSARTVIPEISQSSGRYYFKHTFNSKGLYVLHLKTNDQYIVTYRIKVSK is encoded by the coding sequence ATGAGAAAAAATTATTGTAGCAGGTTAGTAGGGTTATTATTCCTTTTGTTAATTTCAATTTCTCTAAATGCACAAAATCAAAAAATAGATTATAGTAAAGCAGATAGTGTCGGGCAATTATATCCTAATCATCCTTTAAATGACTTAAGAAATCTTACGATTAAACTCACAAAACCTTTTTCTACTGAGCATGAAAAATTCAGGGTAATTTATCGCTGGATATGCGAAAACATAGAAAATGATTACAACTATTATCTGATGAACAAGCGCAAAAGAGCCAAGTTTAAAGGTGATGAAGCTGCGCTGGGAGAATGGAATAGAGAATTTGCTCCTAAAGTGATTGAAAGGCTTGTAAAACAACAAAAAACGGTTTGTACAGGTTATGCCTATCTGCTAAAAGAAATGACGCTATATGTAGACATTGAATGCGAATTGGTAAACGGATACGGCAAAAACTTAGAAGCTAATAATGGTGGTGACGGGATTCCGAATCACTCTTGGAATGCCGTAAAACTTGATGGAGAATGGTATTTATGTGACCCAACTTGGTCAAGTGGCTCCATAAACTTGACGCATAAAGCATTCGAAAAGACATTTAACTCCGGTTATTTTCTAGCTTCTCCCAAACTATTTGCTATGAGCCATTATCCTTTAGACACAAAATGGTTATTGATGGATAATGCTCCGACTTTAGAATATTTTCTTAATGGACCTCTGGTTTACAAAGGTGCTTTTAATACTCATTTGACTCCGATTTATCCAAACACTTTTAATCTAGCAGTTCAGCGCGGGGAAGAAATAGAGTTTTGCTTTTTAAAAGAGGGTAATATCGAAGAAGATAGCTTTCAATTAGAAATTGTAAAGGGAAGTAGCGCTAGAACAGTTATTCCAGAAATTAGTCAATCTTCAGGCAGATATTATTTCAAACATACTTTCAATAGCAAAGGATTGTATGTTTTGCATCTAAAGACAAACGATCAATATATAGTTACTTATCGAATTAAAGTAAGTAAATAA